One genomic region from Cyanobacteriota bacterium encodes:
- the mutL gene encoding DNA mismatch repair endonuclease MutL: MASIRSLPTNVVHLIAAGEVIDSLAAVVRELAENAIDAGATRLAIAIWADQWRVRVADNGKGMTIANLKQAALPHSTSKIRSSRDLWQITSLGFRGEALHSLAQLATLEICSREPSAKEGWRVVYDHQGKPAQVEVAAIAPGTVVTVSDLFAQWLGRRDGLPPLAQQLRAVQLIIHQLALCHPYITWQVEQNDRPWFTLYS; the protein is encoded by the coding sequence ATGGCTTCGATTCGATCGCTCCCAACTAATGTTGTGCATCTGATTGCCGCAGGCGAGGTGATTGACTCCTTAGCAGCCGTCGTGCGGGAGTTGGCTGAAAATGCGATTGATGCAGGAGCAACACGACTGGCCATCGCTATTTGGGCTGACCAGTGGCGAGTGCGAGTTGCAGATAACGGCAAGGGGATGACGATCGCCAACCTTAAGCAAGCTGCTCTACCCCACAGCACGAGTAAAATTCGCTCCAGTAGAGACCTCTGGCAAATTACCAGCTTGGGCTTCCGGGGTGAGGCGCTGCACAGCCTCGCCCAATTAGCAACCTTGGAGATTTGTAGTCGAGAACCATCAGCCAAGGAAGGGTGGCGAGTGGTATATGATCACCAAGGAAAGCCTGCTCAGGTGGAAGTAGCCGCGATCGCTCCTGGTACCGTCGTTACTGTCAGTGACCTGTTCGCCCAATGGCTAGGCCGACGCGACGGGCTACCACCCCTAGCTCAACAACTGCGGGCAGTGCAACTCATCATTCATCAACTAGCCCTCTGCCATCCTTATATCACCTGGCAAGTTGAGCAGAACGATCGCCCTTGGTTCACCCTCTATTCCG